One window of Siniperca chuatsi isolate FFG_IHB_CAS linkage group LG15, ASM2008510v1, whole genome shotgun sequence genomic DNA carries:
- the htr1d gene encoding 5-hydroxytryptamine receptor 1D, whose protein sequence is MELDNSSLDYFPSNFTEIPDTTTTPPWSEARLLGLQISLSALLAVVTLATVLSNAFVIATIFLTRKLHTPANFLIGSLAVTDLLVSILVMPISIVYTVSKTWSLGQIVCDIWLSSDITFCTASILHLCVIALDRYWAITDALEYSKRRTMRRAGIMVGVVWVISISISLPPLFWRQAKAHEELTECMVNTDQISYTLYSTFGAFYVPTVLLIILYGRIYLAARSRIFKTPSSSGKRFTTAQLIQTSAGSSLCSLNSASNQEAHLHSGNVGGGGGGGGSSPLFMNSVKVKLADSVLERKRLCAARERKATKTLGIILGAFIVCWLPFFVGTLVMAICKECWFDPVLFDIFTWLGYLNSLINPVIYTAFNDEFKQAFQKLIKFRRCS, encoded by the coding sequence ATGGAGCTGGATAATAGCTCACTGGACTACTTTCCTAGCAACTTCACAGAGATTCCTGACACCACTACAACTCCACCCTGGAGTGAGGCCAGGCTGCTCGGCCTCCAGATCTCCCTGTCTGCGCTGTTAGCTGTTGTCACACTGGCTACTGTGCTTTCAAATGCCTTTGTCATCGCCACCATCTTTCTGACCAGGAAGCTCCACACACCTGCCAACTTCCTGATTGGCTCCCTCGCCGTCACAGACCTGCTGGTGTCTATTTTAGTCATGCCAATAAGCATAGTCTACACCGTCAGCAAGACCTGGTCACTCGGGCAGATTGTTTGTGACATTTGGCTGTCGTCCGATATCACGTTCTGCACGGCCTCCATCTTGCACCTGTGTGTGATCGCATTGGACCGCTACTGGGCCATCACAGATGCGCTGGAGTACTCAAAACGCCGCACCATGCGCCGAGCTGGGATCATGGTCGGGGTGGTGTGGGTGATCTCCATATCGATTTCCTTGCCTCCACTTTTCTGGCGGCAGGCCAAAGCCCATGAGGAACTGACAGAGTGCATGGTGAATACAGATCAGATCTCTTACACCCTATATTCCACCTTTGGCGCCTTCTACGTTCCCACAGTGCTTCTCATCATCCTATACGGACGGATCTATCTTGCTGCCCGCTCCCGCATCTTTAAGACGCCATCATCCTCGGGGAAACGTTTCACGACAGCACAGCTCATCCAGACCTCTGCAGgctcctctctctgttctcttaATTCTGCCTCCAACCAGGAAGCACACCTACACTCTGGCAAcgtgggaggtggaggaggaggagggggatcATCACCTCTGTTCATGAATAGTGTGAAAGTGAAGCTGGCAGACAGCGTGCTGGAGAGGAAACGTCTGTGTGCAGCTCGGGAGAGGAAAGCGACCAAGACATTGGGCATCATCCTGGGCGCATTCATTGTCTGTTGGCTCCCGTTCTTCGTTGGCACGCTTGTCATGGCCATATGCAAAGAGTGCTGGTTTGATCCAGTGCTTTTTGATATATTCACCTGGCTGGGATACCTGAACTCCCTCATCAATCCTGTTATCTACACCGCATTCAATGATGAGTTCAAACAGGCTTTCCAAAAACTCATCAAATTCAGGCGGTGCTCCTGA